From Syntrophales bacterium, a single genomic window includes:
- a CDS encoding FAD-dependent oxidoreductase: MGKEAVAGQPCKSLTESNWGDVMVVGAGISGIQAALDLADMGFKVYLVEKSTTIGGKMSQFDKTFPTNDCSMCIESPKFIECDRHPNIEILTYTEVDKVKGVAGDFKATLIKKPRYVDVDKCTGCTACSEYCPVKVPDPYNQKLSLSKAIHIHFSQAVPLISYIDPEACLYLNDEKCSICLGICKNGAIDFTQKPEELEISVGAIVLAPGYEIFDPKPRGDYGYGQMQNVITSLDFERLLSSTGPFAGEVLRPSDRKYPHKLAWIQCVGSRQVVPGGHSYCSAVCCTYTQKQVILTKDHDPAVECTVFHNDIRAYGKDFERFYQRAEGLPGVRFIRSYVSIGKEIPDSKNVTIRYSTLEDGVKEEEFDLVVLSVGLTPPAGAVEFANKFGIELNAQGFCKTNPVNPMETTRPGIFVSGAFQGPMDIPESVMGASGAASLCGQILAFQRGDLARARMYPVEKDVSDEEARVGVFVCRCGTNIGRVVDVPSVAEYASTLKNVVHAQESLFACSTDNARQISDTIREKGLNRVVVAACTPRTHEPLFRDTVREGGINPYFFEFANIREHCAWVHSREQESATKKAKDLIRMSVSRASLLQPLQEFELPVDKRALVVGGGIAGMTSALALANQGFEVYLLEKDKELGGVARRLAYTLEGLDVQEYLRDTIRKVYQHPLIHVSKGAAIMEVSGFVGNFTTRVKSGGSVKELHHGVSIIAIGAEEYKPAEYLYGKDDRVLTLLELEEKIVKKEERLMNAQSLVMIQCVGCRQADRNYCSRVCCSQAVKNALKLKEINPQMDVYILFRDMRTYGFSEDYYREAANQEIKFVRYEANDKPVVEAAEEEGRKILRVTVTDPVLGKKLALDADLLALAAAVIPAATSEEISQFFKVPLNQDGFFQEAHVKLRPVDFSTSGVFLCGMAHYPKHISETISQAYGAASRAVTILARDTLIASGAVCEVNENECIACGACLSACTDGAIEFHETPQGSRVRVNSILCKGCGLCNSKCPVGAISLKHYTNKEILSQINVAFPAPVEVQ, encoded by the coding sequence ATGGGAAAAGAAGCAGTGGCGGGACAGCCTTGCAAAAGTCTCACAGAAAGCAATTGGGGCGATGTGATGGTCGTCGGCGCAGGGATCAGCGGCATTCAGGCTGCCCTCGACCTTGCGGATATGGGGTTCAAGGTTTATCTGGTTGAGAAATCAACGACAATTGGCGGCAAGATGTCCCAGTTTGATAAGACGTTCCCCACGAATGACTGTTCCATGTGCATTGAATCGCCAAAGTTTATCGAATGCGACAGACATCCCAATATAGAGATCCTGACCTACACGGAAGTTGACAAAGTCAAAGGCGTAGCAGGGGACTTCAAGGCCACCCTGATTAAAAAGCCCCGGTACGTTGATGTGGACAAATGCACGGGCTGCACGGCCTGTTCAGAGTACTGTCCGGTGAAGGTCCCTGATCCATATAACCAAAAATTATCGTTGAGCAAAGCAATCCACATCCATTTTTCTCAGGCAGTGCCGCTTATCTCTTACATTGACCCGGAAGCCTGCCTTTACCTGAACGACGAAAAATGCAGCATTTGCCTGGGAATATGTAAGAACGGCGCCATAGATTTTACACAAAAGCCGGAGGAGCTGGAAATAAGCGTTGGGGCAATAGTTCTGGCGCCGGGTTATGAGATATTTGATCCCAAGCCACGGGGCGACTACGGCTACGGTCAGATGCAGAATGTAATAACCAGCCTTGATTTTGAGAGGCTGCTGTCTTCCACCGGGCCGTTCGCAGGCGAGGTTCTGCGTCCTTCGGACAGGAAGTATCCCCACAAGCTGGCCTGGATTCAGTGTGTCGGCTCCCGACAGGTTGTCCCGGGCGGACACAGCTATTGTTCCGCTGTCTGCTGCACATATACCCAGAAACAGGTAATTTTAACAAAAGACCATGACCCGGCAGTCGAGTGTACGGTATTTCATAACGACATCAGGGCCTATGGCAAGGATTTCGAGCGATTTTACCAACGGGCGGAAGGGCTTCCCGGGGTGCGATTTATCAGAAGCTATGTATCGATAGGAAAAGAAATCCCGGACAGCAAGAATGTAACGATCCGGTACTCGACTCTCGAAGATGGGGTAAAGGAGGAGGAATTCGATCTGGTGGTATTATCCGTAGGATTAACGCCTCCTGCCGGCGCCGTGGAATTTGCAAATAAATTCGGCATAGAGCTTAATGCCCAGGGATTCTGTAAAACCAACCCTGTTAACCCGATGGAGACCACTCGTCCGGGGATTTTTGTAAGCGGCGCCTTTCAGGGGCCGATGGATATCCCCGAATCGGTTATGGGGGCCAGCGGGGCTGCGTCCCTTTGCGGTCAAATTCTTGCCTTTCAGCGGGGGGACCTGGCCAGAGCAAGAATGTATCCCGTGGAAAAGGATGTCTCGGATGAGGAGGCGCGGGTAGGCGTCTTTGTGTGCCGCTGCGGGACCAATATCGGAAGAGTTGTGGATGTTCCCTCTGTGGCGGAATATGCTTCGACCCTGAAAAACGTTGTTCATGCTCAGGAAAGCCTCTTTGCGTGCTCTACTGACAATGCCCGGCAGATCTCGGATACAATCCGGGAAAAAGGACTCAATCGCGTGGTTGTCGCCGCCTGCACCCCCCGCACCCATGAGCCGCTCTTCCGGGATACGGTTCGTGAAGGGGGGATTAATCCCTATTTCTTTGAATTTGCCAATATTCGGGAGCATTGCGCCTGGGTGCACTCCCGCGAGCAGGAATCTGCCACCAAAAAGGCAAAGGATTTAATCCGGATGTCGGTATCGCGGGCTTCGCTTTTGCAGCCGCTCCAGGAATTTGAGCTGCCGGTTGACAAAAGGGCTTTGGTGGTCGGAGGGGGCATCGCCGGCATGACCAGTGCGCTCGCCTTGGCCAATCAGGGATTTGAGGTTTATCTGCTGGAAAAAGACAAGGAACTGGGAGGGGTGGCGCGCAGACTTGCATACACCCTGGAAGGTTTGGATGTTCAAGAATATTTGCGTGACACGATCCGCAAGGTTTATCAGCACCCCCTCATTCATGTATCCAAGGGCGCCGCCATCATGGAAGTTTCCGGGTTCGTGGGGAATTTTACAACCAGGGTAAAATCCGGGGGAAGCGTCAAGGAGCTACATCATGGGGTATCCATTATTGCTATAGGCGCCGAAGAATATAAGCCTGCCGAGTACCTCTATGGCAAAGACGACAGGGTATTGACCCTGCTGGAATTAGAGGAGAAAATCGTCAAAAAGGAAGAAAGGCTGATGAACGCTCAGAGCCTGGTGATGATTCAGTGCGTCGGTTGCCGACAGGCAGATCGCAATTACTGCAGCCGGGTCTGTTGCAGCCAGGCTGTCAAGAATGCCCTGAAGTTAAAAGAGATAAACCCCCAGATGGATGTCTATATTCTCTTTCGGGATATGCGAACCTACGGGTTCAGTGAGGATTATTACCGGGAAGCGGCCAATCAGGAGATAAAGTTCGTCCGCTATGAGGCCAATGACAAACCGGTTGTGGAGGCCGCCGAGGAGGAGGGCCGGAAAATCCTCCGGGTTACCGTCACCGATCCGGTTTTGGGAAAGAAGCTGGCTCTTGATGCTGATTTGCTTGCTTTGGCCGCTGCCGTCATTCCGGCGGCGACGAGTGAAGAAATATCACAATTCTTCAAGGTGCCTTTGAACCAGGACGGCTTCTTCCAGGAAGCCCATGTAAAATTAAGGCCGGTTGATTTTTCTACGAGCGGCGTTTTTCTGTGCGGGATGGCCCATTATCCCAAGCACATATCCGAGACGATCAGCCAGGCTTATGGGGCTGCCAGCCGGGCGGTAACTATTCTCGCGCGGGATACGCTTATCGCCTCGGGCGCTGTTTGCGAGGTGAATGAGAACGAGTGCATTGCCTGCGGGGCGTGTCTTTCTGCCTGTACGGACGGCGCTATAGAGTTTCATGAGACGCCGCAGGGCAGCAGGGTGCGGGTCAACTCCATCCTCTGCAAAGGATGCGGGCTTTGCAACTCAAAGTGTCCGGTAGGCGCTATCTCCCTGAAACACTATACCAATAAAGAGATACTTTCCCAGATTAACGTGGCATTCCCAGCTCCTGTAGAAGTGCAATAA
- a CDS encoding helix-turn-helix domain-containing protein, translated as MFLLRKSPLSAAEISSTLGINPSDVSRHLKVSARQGLVRFDESRKRFSPVLK; from the coding sequence ATGTTTTTGCTGCGAAAAAGTCCCCTTTCCGCAGCAGAAATATCCAGTACTTTAGGCATAAACCCCTCTGACGTATCCAGACACCTGAAGGTTTCGGCAAGACAGGGCTTAGTCCGGTTCGATGAAAGCCGGAAGCGCTTTTCTCCCGTCTTAAAGTGA
- a CDS encoding (Fe-S)-binding protein, whose translation METVAPYREIIDVIKENGGEVFKFCYQCGMCDSVCPWNRVIKFSMRKLIRQATFGLTEIESDDMWRCTTCGRCPQRCPRGVKIIELGVSLRRVATEYGVFPTSVRPLRGISSSLMAEGNPLNEKREKRGDWAKGLSVKTFAEGMELLYFPGCYPSYDPRMKKVAVATVNILNKAGVDFGILGAQAGCCGESIRKAGDEELFKRLARANIKTFIENGVKKILVSSPHCYHTFKNEYPEFMVHFELVHSTQYLFELINSGRLKLAKGYEKKVAWHDPCYLGRHNGIYDEPREVLKKIDGLELLEMADYRQDSLCCGGGGGRIWMETPKSERFSDLRLAQAVEAGAEELVTACPYCITNFEDSRLNMQDSEALAIKDITEIIQELI comes from the coding sequence ATGGAGACAGTAGCTCCTTACAGGGAGATAATAGACGTCATCAAGGAAAACGGCGGAGAGGTTTTCAAGTTCTGCTATCAATGCGGGATGTGCGACTCTGTCTGTCCGTGGAACCGGGTGATCAAGTTCAGCATGCGCAAGCTCATCCGCCAGGCCACCTTCGGTTTGACGGAGATCGAAAGCGACGATATGTGGCGCTGCACCACCTGCGGCCGCTGCCCGCAGCGTTGTCCCCGCGGCGTCAAGATCATCGAGCTGGGGGTTTCCCTGCGCCGGGTTGCCACGGAATACGGGGTGTTCCCCACTTCCGTCCGCCCGCTCCGCGGCATCAGCTCCAGCCTGATGGCCGAGGGCAATCCGTTGAATGAAAAGCGGGAGAAGCGGGGGGACTGGGCAAAAGGTCTGTCTGTAAAGACGTTTGCCGAGGGGATGGAGCTGCTTTATTTTCCCGGCTGCTATCCCAGCTATGACCCCCGGATGAAAAAGGTTGCGGTCGCGACGGTTAATATCCTCAACAAGGCAGGGGTTGATTTCGGGATTCTGGGTGCGCAGGCAGGCTGCTGCGGGGAGAGCATCCGCAAGGCGGGGGATGAGGAGTTATTCAAACGTCTGGCCCGGGCCAACATCAAGACTTTTATCGAAAACGGGGTGAAGAAGATTCTGGTTTCCTCGCCTCACTGCTACCACACCTTCAAGAACGAATATCCCGAATTCATGGTGCACTTTGAGCTGGTTCACAGCACCCAGTACCTGTTTGAGCTGATCAATTCAGGCCGGCTGAAGCTTGCGAAGGGTTACGAAAAGAAGGTTGCCTGGCATGATCCCTGTTACCTGGGACGGCACAACGGGATATACGACGAGCCGCGGGAGGTTTTGAAGAAGATAGACGGACTGGAGCTTTTGGAGATGGCCGATTACCGGCAGGACAGTCTGTGCTGCGGCGGGGGCGGAGGGCGGATCTGGATGGAGACGCCCAAGAGCGAGCGGTTCTCCGATCTGCGGTTGGCGCAGGCGGTGGAGGCAGGGGCCGAGGAGCTGGTAACGGCCTGTCCTTACTGCATCACCAATTTCGAGGACAGCCGCTTGAACATGCAGGATAGCGAAGCGCTGGCGATTAAAGATATTACGGAAATCATCCAGGAGCTGATTTAG
- a CDS encoding NADH-quinone oxidoreductase subunit F, with product MPRINSPAELEEIRKGVLSKRNPDKPFLAIYDGTGCIGLGNDSVISALEKEIKKQDLQNKVDVKKTGCPEFGEKGPIVIIYPEGICYLGVTPEDAPEIISQTVVGKKVIDRLLYTDPHTGEKIVHQQEIPFYKNQLPLLIGDNNKIDPKSIDDYLAIGGYSALVNALLNMSPEQVIAEIKQSNLRGRSGGGFPAGIKWEACRNAEAETKYIICNCHEGDPGAFVDRRMMEGNPHSILEGMIIGAYAIGANEGYVFVGDEFPLTVENTQTAIKQAEEYGLLGKNILGCGFDLNIRISIDGGGYVCGESTALMASMEGRVGEPITKYDHATERGLWASPTDLNNLQTWANVPLIINRGADWYGKIGTSRSKGTRVFSLAGMINNSGLVEVPMGTTFRKIVFDIGGGIPGDKKFKAVQVGGPLGGFVPESMLDLPVDFEELTKVGLTMGPGLIVTAENTCIVDMVKYFLKFLSNESCGKCTPCREGLRQMIKILNNITEGKGKKGDIALLEMIAAAQQGAALCALGKGAANPLLSSLKYFRDEYEAHIEQKRCPALVCKELISSTPS from the coding sequence ATGCCGAGGATAAATTCACCTGCCGAATTGGAAGAAATCAGGAAAGGCGTCTTATCGAAAAGAAATCCCGATAAGCCTTTTCTTGCGATATATGACGGAACCGGCTGCATCGGCCTCGGTAACGATAGCGTTATCAGCGCCCTTGAAAAAGAAATTAAAAAACAGGATTTACAAAACAAGGTTGATGTCAAAAAAACTGGCTGCCCTGAATTTGGGGAAAAAGGACCTATCGTTATTATTTATCCCGAGGGGATCTGCTATCTGGGTGTAACTCCGGAAGATGCCCCGGAGATTATTTCTCAGACTGTAGTTGGGAAGAAAGTCATTGACCGGCTGCTCTATACTGACCCCCATACCGGCGAAAAAATAGTGCATCAGCAGGAAATACCCTTTTACAAAAACCAGTTGCCGCTTCTTATCGGCGACAATAACAAGATTGATCCTAAAAGTATCGATGATTATCTGGCGATAGGCGGCTATTCCGCTTTGGTGAACGCGCTCCTGAACATGTCGCCGGAACAGGTGATCGCCGAAATCAAGCAGTCTAACCTGCGCGGACGCAGCGGCGGCGGTTTTCCTGCCGGCATAAAGTGGGAAGCGTGCCGCAATGCTGAGGCTGAAACCAAGTATATTATCTGCAACTGTCATGAGGGCGACCCGGGCGCTTTTGTCGATAGAAGAATGATGGAAGGAAATCCTCACAGTATTTTAGAGGGGATGATAATCGGCGCCTATGCTATCGGGGCGAATGAGGGATATGTCTTTGTGGGGGATGAATTTCCCCTGACTGTAGAAAATACCCAGACCGCCATTAAGCAAGCAGAGGAGTACGGCCTGCTGGGTAAAAATATTTTAGGTTGCGGTTTTGATCTCAATATCCGGATTAGCATCGATGGCGGGGGCTATGTCTGCGGAGAATCGACGGCGCTTATGGCTTCAATGGAGGGCCGGGTAGGCGAGCCCATCACAAAGTATGATCACGCGACGGAAAGGGGTCTGTGGGCTAGCCCGACCGACCTGAACAATTTACAGACATGGGCCAATGTTCCGCTTATAATCAATCGGGGCGCTGATTGGTATGGGAAGATAGGAACCAGCCGCAGCAAGGGAACAAGGGTTTTTTCGCTGGCCGGGATGATTAACAACAGCGGCTTGGTGGAAGTGCCGATGGGAACGACCTTTAGAAAGATTGTCTTTGATATCGGCGGCGGCATTCCGGGAGATAAAAAATTCAAGGCAGTCCAGGTAGGCGGCCCCTTGGGAGGTTTCGTGCCGGAGAGCATGCTTGACTTGCCGGTTGATTTTGAGGAATTGACGAAAGTCGGCTTGACAATGGGGCCTGGTTTGATTGTCACGGCCGAAAATACCTGTATCGTTGATATGGTTAAATATTTTCTGAAGTTCCTGTCGAATGAATCCTGTGGGAAGTGTACCCCTTGTCGGGAAGGCCTCCGGCAGATGATAAAGATTCTGAATAACATTACCGAGGGCAAGGGGAAAAAAGGCGACATCGCGCTTTTAGAAATGATAGCTGCGGCTCAGCAAGGGGCGGCATTATGCGCTCTGGGCAAAGGCGCCGCTAACCCACTGCTCAGCAGCCTTAAATATTTCAGGGATGAGTATGAGGCTCATATTGAGCAAAAACGCTGCCCAGCGCTTGTATGCAAGGAATTGATATCTTCTACTCCATCATAA
- a CDS encoding 2Fe-2S iron-sulfur cluster-binding protein: protein MGAVTLKIDDKEVKAKEGMTVLEAALSAGIAIPTLCHHEKLKPYTACRICTVEIEKKGRINLDTACSCPVEDNLVVRTKSENVINIRRTILELMLAHAPDAPVLQALTTEYGADKNRFGKEPSFCILCGLCVRYCAEIKKKNAVTFVDRGTTREIVFVPEIASKECDSCKECFSLCPTSALQSAFVLAEAFAFPQISQASAADK, encoded by the coding sequence ATGGGTGCAGTCACCTTGAAGATTGATGACAAAGAGGTAAAAGCAAAAGAGGGCATGACCGTTCTTGAAGCGGCGCTCAGCGCCGGCATCGCCATCCCTACCCTTTGTCATCATGAGAAGTTGAAACCCTATACTGCCTGTAGAATTTGCACGGTGGAAATAGAAAAAAAGGGTAGAATAAATCTCGACACTGCCTGCTCCTGCCCGGTAGAAGATAATTTAGTGGTAAGAACAAAATCGGAGAATGTAATCAATATTCGCAGAACCATTCTGGAGCTGATGCTGGCACATGCCCCTGATGCGCCGGTTTTGCAAGCATTGACAACGGAGTATGGGGCAGACAAAAACCGCTTTGGGAAAGAGCCTTCTTTTTGCATTCTTTGCGGCCTATGTGTAAGATATTGCGCTGAAATAAAGAAGAAAAACGCTGTTACTTTTGTTGACAGGGGGACGACAAGAGAGATAGTTTTTGTGCCGGAGATAGCCTCTAAGGAGTGTGATAGCTGCAAGGAATGCTTCTCGCTCTGTCCTACATCGGCCTTGCAGTCCGCTTTCGTCTTAGCCGAAGCGTTTGCGTTTCCCCAGATTTCCCAGGCGTCGGCTGCGGATAAATAG
- a CDS encoding NAD(P)H-dependent oxidoreductase subunit E, with protein MKTVVMDDDKIDQIVNKYQGDAGSLIQILLDIQKEHHWLSKEVLEKVNKELQTPLPLSKLQHIASFYKAFSLMPKGRHEVQICMGTACYVQGAPRILAAVEEMLGIKPGETDTELKFSLETVNCLGYGAPGPVMIVDGNYYSNMTPDKAKDILKNYD; from the coding sequence GTGAAAACAGTAGTTATGGATGACGATAAAATCGATCAGATTGTTAATAAATATCAGGGTGATGCCGGCTCACTGATCCAAATATTACTGGATATTCAGAAAGAACATCATTGGCTTTCCAAGGAAGTGCTGGAGAAGGTCAATAAGGAATTGCAAACTCCTTTGCCGTTAAGCAAACTACAGCATATAGCAAGCTTTTATAAGGCCTTTAGTTTAATGCCCAAGGGACGTCATGAAGTTCAAATTTGCATGGGCACTGCCTGTTATGTGCAGGGTGCGCCGCGCATCCTCGCTGCAGTTGAGGAAATGCTTGGCATTAAACCGGGGGAAACGGATACAGAGCTGAAGTTCAGTCTGGAGACAGTTAACTGCCTCGGCTACGGTGCGCCCGGTCCGGTAATGATAGTGGATGGAAATTATTACAGCAATATGACCCCCGACAAGGCAAAAGATATATTGAAAAACTACGATTAG
- a CDS encoding (4Fe-4S)-binding protein produces the protein MNGGVKKKTVKEIKVNVDKCTGCRACELSCAAFHASPRYSSINPARARIRVFIYERTDLYVPVRATNYTPAECSGRQSYIIDKKEYSQCSFCGASCPSRDHFKEPDSGLPLKCDMCEDEPPLSEPMCVQACTFGALTYEETFEEEGKEKEAKPEDLKIGLESLVNKYGSQKVTDAVARMSMSQKG, from the coding sequence GTGAATGGTGGGGTAAAAAAGAAAACAGTTAAAGAAATAAAAGTTAATGTTGATAAGTGCACTGGCTGCCGGGCTTGTGAGCTTTCCTGCGCCGCATTCCACGCTTCGCCAAGATATAGCAGCATTAATCCGGCGAGGGCCCGGATTCGGGTTTTCATTTATGAACGGACTGATTTGTACGTTCCGGTGCGCGCCACTAATTATACGCCAGCCGAATGCAGCGGCAGACAATCTTATATTATCGATAAAAAAGAATACAGCCAGTGCAGCTTCTGCGGCGCTTCCTGCCCCTCCAGGGATCACTTTAAGGAACCCGATTCAGGTCTTCCTCTAAAATGCGATATGTGTGAAGACGAACCGCCCCTGTCGGAGCCGATGTGCGTGCAGGCTTGCACTTTCGGCGCCCTGACTTATGAAGAAACGTTTGAGGAAGAGGGGAAGGAAAAAGAGGCAAAGCCGGAAGATTTGAAAATAGGCTTGGAGTCCTTGGTAAACAAATATGGCTCGCAGAAGGTAACCGATGCCGTTGCCCGGATGTCCATGTCCCAGAAGGGCTGA